In Castanea sativa cultivar Marrone di Chiusa Pesio chromosome 6, ASM4071231v1, a single window of DNA contains:
- the LOC142638159 gene encoding protein sym-1 isoform X1 — protein MEALGGGLGGLWNSTHLFRKRPKKPESKSKSKSSDSAAATGRAGYRFPLKQAVTAGSLALAGDTIAQLRERWTKREPLNTDSIALTKDVMWTLLSDHDWIRALRMTSYGFLFYGPGSYAWYQYLDYALPKQTVENLILKIVLNQIVLGPTVIAVVFAWNNLWQGKLSQLPEKYQKDALPTLLFGFRFWIPVSALNFGVVPLQARVAFMCLGSIFWNFYLSSTMSK, from the exons ATGGAGGCTTTGGGTGGAGGCCTTGGCGGGCTCTGGAACTCAACCCATCTCTTCAGGAAAAGACCCAAAAAACCcgaatccaaatccaaatccaaatcctccGATTCCGCAGCGGCAACTGGCAGAGCCGGTTACCGGTTTCCATTGAAGCAAGCCGTCACGGCTGGCTCGCTCGCTCTCGCCGGCGACACCATCGCCCAGCTCAGGGAGCGGTGGACTAAGCGAGAGCCTTTGAACACTGATTCCATTGCTCTCACTAAG GATGTAATGTGGACCCTCCTTTCAGACCATGACTGGATCCGTGCTCTGCGGATGACTTCGTATGGGTTTCTTTTCTATGGCCCTGGTTCTTATGCATGGTACCAGTATCTTGATTATGCTTTGCCGAAGCAAACGGTGGAGAACCTAATACTGAAG ATTGTATTAAACCAAATTGTGCTTGGTCCAACTGTGATTGCTGTTGTTTTTGCATGGAACAACTTATGGCAAGGGAAGCTCTCACAGCTTCCAGAAAAATACCAGAAAGATGCTCTTCCTACATTACTTTTTG GATTTAGATTCTGGATCCCTGTCAGTGCATTGAATTTCGG GGTAGTGCCTCTTCAAGCCCGTGTGGCTTTCATGTGTTTGGGCTCGATATTCTGGAACTTCTATTTGTCTTCGACCATGAGCAAGTAA
- the LOC142638159 gene encoding uncharacterized protein LOC142638159 isoform X2, translating into MEALGGGLGGLWNSTHLFRKRPKKPESKSKSKSSDSAAATGRAGYRFPLKQAVTAGSLALAGDTIAQLRERWTKREPLNTDSIALTKDVMWTLLSDHDWIRALRMTSYGFLFYGPGSYAWYQYLDYALPKQTVENLILKIVLNQIVLGPTVIAVVFAWNNLWQGKLSQLPEKYQKDALPTLLFGKKTIFDMMFTLA; encoded by the exons ATGGAGGCTTTGGGTGGAGGCCTTGGCGGGCTCTGGAACTCAACCCATCTCTTCAGGAAAAGACCCAAAAAACCcgaatccaaatccaaatccaaatcctccGATTCCGCAGCGGCAACTGGCAGAGCCGGTTACCGGTTTCCATTGAAGCAAGCCGTCACGGCTGGCTCGCTCGCTCTCGCCGGCGACACCATCGCCCAGCTCAGGGAGCGGTGGACTAAGCGAGAGCCTTTGAACACTGATTCCATTGCTCTCACTAAG GATGTAATGTGGACCCTCCTTTCAGACCATGACTGGATCCGTGCTCTGCGGATGACTTCGTATGGGTTTCTTTTCTATGGCCCTGGTTCTTATGCATGGTACCAGTATCTTGATTATGCTTTGCCGAAGCAAACGGTGGAGAACCTAATACTGAAG ATTGTATTAAACCAAATTGTGCTTGGTCCAACTGTGATTGCTGTTGTTTTTGCATGGAACAACTTATGGCAAGGGAAGCTCTCACAGCTTCCAGAAAAATACCAGAAAGATGCTCTTCCTACATTACTTTTTGGTAAAAAAACAATCTTTGACATGATGTTTACATTGGCTTGA